Proteins encoded in a region of the Pigmentiphaga litoralis genome:
- a CDS encoding ABC transporter substrate-binding protein, with translation MTLWKSLVGVALSALIVSGAQAQTAPAAQPDTIRFGGFGQGFGQPYGLALLAIAQGKGFLADEFKGTPTKLTFEYFTGTGPAINEAIANRRLDFAQYGALPNIVGKAAGLPTRLVASYGPTTVFAAARADLPIHSFKDLAGKRVAVAKGTVLHWAFLKGLEANGLTLNDVTLLDLSTADQLAALAAGSIDAAVGTSTLLALRDKGAVKIFYSSNDVGPKAAGFGAIAVTEAFEKAYPDAVRRVARGLVRSAAWLAEDSHRDEALTIWSKSGVALSSLKAEFDGVAFKTVFNPRIDPFLVDQYRDAIAFSKAQKLIRADIDLKQWVAPSYVDDAINQLGVAALFPVRPAAPSAASY, from the coding sequence ATGACCTTGTGGAAATCCCTTGTGGGCGTGGCCCTGTCCGCCCTGATCGTATCCGGCGCCCAGGCCCAGACCGCCCCCGCGGCGCAACCCGACACCATCCGCTTTGGCGGCTTCGGCCAGGGCTTTGGCCAACCCTACGGCCTGGCGCTGCTGGCCATTGCGCAAGGCAAGGGCTTCCTTGCCGATGAGTTCAAGGGCACGCCCACCAAACTGACGTTTGAATACTTCACCGGCACCGGCCCCGCGATCAACGAAGCAATCGCCAATCGCCGCCTGGATTTCGCGCAGTACGGGGCCTTGCCCAACATCGTCGGCAAGGCCGCAGGTTTGCCGACGCGCCTGGTTGCGTCGTATGGACCGACCACCGTCTTTGCGGCGGCCCGTGCCGACCTGCCCATCCACTCGTTCAAGGACCTGGCCGGCAAACGCGTCGCGGTCGCGAAGGGGACGGTGCTGCACTGGGCCTTCCTGAAAGGGCTGGAAGCCAACGGACTGACCTTGAACGACGTGACGCTGCTGGATCTGTCGACGGCCGACCAGCTGGCCGCGCTGGCGGCCGGCAGCATCGACGCCGCGGTGGGCACCAGCACCCTGCTGGCGCTGCGCGACAAGGGGGCGGTCAAGATTTTCTATTCGTCCAACGACGTGGGTCCCAAGGCCGCCGGATTCGGTGCGATCGCGGTGACGGAAGCGTTCGAAAAAGCCTACCCCGATGCCGTCCGCCGCGTGGCGCGCGGGCTGGTGCGCAGCGCGGCCTGGTTGGCCGAGGACAGCCACCGGGACGAGGCGCTGACGATCTGGTCAAAGTCGGGTGTGGCGCTCAGTTCCCTGAAGGCCGAGTTCGACGGCGTGGCGTTCAAGACCGTGTTCAACCCCCGCATCGACCCATTCCTGGTTGACCAGTACCGCGACGCCATTGCGTTCAGCAAGGCCCAGAAGCTGATCCGCGCCGACATCGATCTGAAGCAGTGGGTGGCGCCGTCGTATGTCGATGACGCCATCAACCAGTTGGGCGTGGCGGCGCTGTTCCCGGTGCGCCCGGCGGCGCCGTCCGCGGCATCCTACTGA
- a CDS encoding hypervirulence associated TUDOR domain-containing protein, producing the protein MSTLKKGDEVEWKTPQGKTTGTVTKKVTGEAKAGGHTAKASASEPQYEVKSDKTGKTAIHKPDALKKK; encoded by the coding sequence ATGAGCACACTCAAGAAAGGCGACGAAGTGGAGTGGAAGACGCCGCAGGGCAAGACAACGGGCACCGTCACCAAGAAGGTGACGGGCGAAGCCAAGGCGGGCGGCCATACCGCCAAGGCCAGCGCCAGCGAGCCGCAATACGAGGTCAAGAGTGACAAGACGGGCAAGACCGCCATCCACAAGCCGGACGCGCTCAAGAAAAAATAA
- a CDS encoding ABC transporter ATP-binding protein: MTPSMSSSGRDAALALHRVGKHYPVADGTLSVLDGVDLALAPGEFLSVVGASGCGKSTLLRLIVGLDRDFEGDILINGRPVDGPGLERGMVFQDHRLFPWLTVAANIGLGLDSMSLSPRARRARIDDMIGLVGLTGFADAFPHQLSGGMAQRAAIARALVSEPQMLLMDEPFGALDSLTRIYLQEELLRIWMERQVTVIVVTHDVDEALFLSDTLLLMAPRPGRVQARIEVDLPRPRDRSLPEFGALKQQILAQLRR, encoded by the coding sequence ATGACCCCATCGATGTCTTCCAGCGGCCGCGATGCCGCCCTGGCCCTGCACCGCGTGGGCAAACATTACCCTGTCGCCGACGGCACGCTGTCTGTGCTCGACGGTGTGGACCTGGCGCTGGCCCCCGGCGAATTCCTGAGCGTGGTCGGCGCATCGGGCTGCGGCAAGTCCACCCTGCTGCGCCTGATCGTCGGACTCGACCGCGACTTCGAAGGGGACATCCTGATCAACGGCCGCCCGGTCGATGGCCCCGGACTGGAACGCGGCATGGTATTCCAGGACCACCGGCTGTTCCCCTGGCTGACGGTTGCAGCCAACATCGGCCTGGGCCTCGACAGCATGTCGCTCAGCCCGCGCGCGCGCCGTGCCCGCATCGACGACATGATCGGACTGGTGGGCCTTACCGGCTTTGCCGATGCCTTCCCGCATCAGTTGTCGGGCGGCATGGCCCAGCGCGCCGCCATTGCCCGCGCGCTGGTGTCGGAACCGCAGATGCTATTGATGGACGAGCCCTTCGGCGCACTCGATTCGCTGACGCGCATCTACCTGCAGGAAGAACTGCTGCGGATCTGGATGGAGCGGCAAGTGACGGTCATCGTGGTCACGCACGATGTGGACGAAGCGCTGTTCCTGAGCGACACCCTTCTGCTGATGGCGCCCCGGCCGGGCCGGGTGCAGGCGCGGATCGAGGTCGACCTGCCCCGCCCCCGTGACCGGTCCTTGCCGGAATTCGGTGCGCTCAAGCAGCAGATCCTGGCGCAACTGCGGCGCTAG
- a CDS encoding ABC transporter permease, with protein sequence MTGLTQRNGDIVPAASAAAPSGLAPASAWRGAVLPLALLAGWILTVDTGWLTNPLLVPLAQVLAAPFTDPDGRQIWGAIGWSLLRVVAGVSTGASIGIALGISLSLWRPAQRAVSPTLHGLRQIALFAWIPLLTSWFGNGETAKIVFISLSACFPAFLNTEQGVRTISPALREVADLARLSAWQRVTRLVLPGAAPSIFIGIEIALLTAWIGTVGAEYAIGVGGGIGSFLVAAREGFRMDLVLVGVVALAAIGYGFSRLARRLRFTFVPWQTRS encoded by the coding sequence ATGACCGGCCTGACCCAACGCAACGGCGATATCGTGCCAGCAGCGAGTGCTGCTGCGCCATCCGGCCTTGCACCCGCTTCCGCGTGGCGCGGCGCCGTGCTGCCCCTGGCGCTGCTGGCCGGCTGGATCCTGACGGTCGACACCGGCTGGTTGACCAACCCTTTGCTGGTTCCGTTGGCGCAGGTGCTTGCTGCGCCTTTCACCGATCCCGACGGCCGACAGATCTGGGGGGCGATCGGCTGGAGCCTGCTGCGCGTCGTGGCGGGCGTGTCCACCGGCGCCAGCATCGGCATCGCCCTGGGCATCAGCCTGAGCCTGTGGCGGCCGGCACAGCGCGCGGTGTCGCCCACCCTGCACGGCCTGCGGCAAATTGCGCTGTTCGCGTGGATCCCTTTGTTGACGAGCTGGTTCGGCAACGGTGAAACCGCCAAGATCGTTTTCATTTCGCTGTCGGCGTGCTTCCCCGCCTTCCTGAATACCGAACAGGGCGTGCGCACGATCTCGCCCGCCTTGCGCGAAGTTGCCGATCTGGCGCGGCTGTCGGCCTGGCAACGCGTGACCCGGCTGGTGCTGCCGGGCGCGGCGCCGTCGATCTTCATTGGCATCGAGATTGCGTTGCTGACGGCATGGATCGGCACGGTCGGCGCCGAATACGCGATCGGCGTGGGCGGCGGCATCGGCAGCTTCCTGGTCGCGGCGCGGGAAGGGTTCCGGATGGACCTCGTGCTGGTCGGCGTCGTGGCGCTGGCTGCGATCGGCTACGGCTTCAGCCGCCTTGCCCGCCGGCTTCGTTTCACCTTCGTTCCCTGGCAGACCCGTTCATGA
- a CDS encoding GGDEF domain-containing protein, translated as MPSETLVSSSVNADTVLVLEALSGIDQALLVVNRNHEVVFVNDRYRDLFDVPQDLIRPGAAFHDLQVYLAAKGEYGDGDPRDHIAVREEAMREGRNFKLDRKQPDGRYIEVAGNQLPSGGYVFTFSDVTGRVRARENLEALVHRRTQALRDANVELERLATLDPLLGIANRRRLMDVARGLRQRAIEDDLPLAVLMIDVDHFKSINDAYGHAYGDAVLCAIARALQAAVEDDALVARYGGEEFVVLLPGKTAADAARIAVELQQAISAGTADLPSLVGTADPASGATCTPTVSVGVSEWLMPEPNLEPALSRADAGLYRAKSSGRNQVG; from the coding sequence ATGCCTTCCGAGACACTGGTATCTTCGTCCGTCAATGCCGACACCGTCCTGGTGCTCGAGGCGCTGTCGGGTATCGACCAGGCCCTGTTGGTGGTCAACCGCAACCATGAAGTGGTGTTCGTCAACGATCGCTACCGCGATCTGTTCGACGTGCCGCAGGACCTGATACGGCCGGGCGCCGCCTTTCATGACCTTCAGGTGTATCTGGCGGCCAAGGGCGAATACGGGGATGGCGACCCGCGCGATCACATTGCGGTGCGCGAAGAGGCCATGCGCGAAGGCCGCAATTTCAAGCTCGACCGCAAGCAGCCCGACGGCCGCTACATCGAAGTGGCGGGCAATCAACTCCCCAGTGGGGGCTATGTATTCACCTTCAGCGATGTGACCGGCCGGGTGCGAGCGCGGGAAAACCTTGAAGCGCTGGTGCACCGCCGGACGCAAGCGCTGCGTGACGCGAATGTCGAGCTGGAACGGCTGGCCACCCTCGACCCGCTGCTGGGCATTGCGAACCGCCGGCGGTTGATGGACGTGGCGCGGGGGCTGCGGCAGCGCGCGATCGAAGATGACTTGCCGCTGGCCGTGCTGATGATCGACGTGGACCACTTCAAGTCCATCAACGACGCGTACGGCCATGCCTATGGCGACGCCGTGCTGTGTGCCATCGCGCGAGCGCTACAGGCCGCCGTGGAGGACGACGCCCTGGTGGCTCGTTATGGTGGTGAAGAGTTCGTCGTGTTGCTGCCGGGCAAGACGGCTGCCGACGCTGCCCGCATTGCCGTCGAACTGCAGCAGGCGATTTCAGCCGGAACGGCGGACCTGCCGTCGCTGGTGGGAACGGCCGATCCGGCGTCGGGCGCCACCTGTACGCCGACCGTGTCGGTGGGCGTGTCAGAGTGGCTGATGCCTGAACCCAACCTGGAACCGGCCCTGAGCCGGGCCGATGCGGGGCTGTATCGCGCCAAGAGTTCCGGGCGCAACCAGGTGGGCTGA
- a CDS encoding ABC transporter permease — MPPASPLALSDLAAPSPGRPRSSSVSGLTRLPRLPGFRRQAALPASRLAPAHRSSFGSRRSPLLLPLLLPALLLALWQLAASQAWLSAQVLPAPAFVWDSFLELWRNGDIGSALIISLHRIAIGFGAGALAGLAVGMALASSNTFRSYVEPLLKALFAVPSIGWIPILILIFGVDEALKILIIAKAVFVPFVINTQQGIRDIPVAYREAAAVLHLTRWTRLTRLTLPAALPALFSGFRLGLSHAFIALVVVEMLAATEGIGYLMVWGRKLFQIDVVIVGMVLVGILGVALDTVLRHAERRLSRWTVRA; from the coding sequence ATGCCTCCTGCCTCTCCCCTAGCCCTGTCCGATCTTGCAGCGCCGTCGCCGGGTCGCCCGCGATCGTCGTCCGTATCGGGACTGACACGATTACCGCGACTGCCTGGATTCCGCCGGCAGGCGGCGCTGCCGGCCTCGCGCCTGGCGCCCGCGCACCGGTCCAGCTTCGGATCGCGGCGCTCGCCCTTGCTGCTACCCCTGCTCCTTCCGGCGCTGCTGCTTGCACTGTGGCAGTTGGCCGCATCACAGGCGTGGCTGTCGGCACAGGTCCTGCCTGCGCCCGCATTTGTGTGGGACAGCTTTCTTGAACTCTGGCGCAATGGCGATATCGGCAGTGCACTGATCATCAGCCTGCATCGGATCGCCATCGGCTTCGGTGCAGGCGCGCTGGCAGGCCTGGCGGTCGGCATGGCGCTCGCCAGTTCCAACACGTTTCGCAGCTATGTCGAACCCTTGCTGAAGGCGCTGTTCGCGGTGCCATCGATCGGCTGGATTCCGATCCTGATCCTGATCTTTGGCGTTGACGAAGCCCTGAAGATATTGATCATCGCCAAGGCCGTGTTCGTGCCCTTCGTCATCAACACGCAGCAAGGCATCCGCGACATTCCGGTGGCCTATCGCGAGGCCGCTGCCGTGCTGCACCTGACGCGCTGGACACGGCTGACGCGGCTTACGCTGCCGGCCGCCCTGCCCGCGCTGTTCAGCGGCTTTCGCCTGGGCCTGAGCCATGCGTTCATCGCGCTGGTCGTGGTCGAGATGCTGGCGGCTACCGAAGGCATCGGCTATCTGATGGTCTGGGGACGCAAGCTGTTCCAGATCGATGTGGTGATCGTCGGCATGGTGCTGGTCGGGATACTGGGTGTGGCGCTGGACACCGTCTTGCGCCACGCGGAACGCCGCCTCAGCCGCTGGACGGTGCGGGCATGA